In Desulfoferula mesophila, the genomic window TGCCGGTGCCCAGATCCTGGGCCGCCGCCGGGGGCTCCCAGTGGGGCAGGAAAGCCGCCTCCAAACCGCCGCCCACGCCCAGGTTGGCCACCATGCGCTGGAGCATGCCGGCGTTTTCCGCCCGGCTGGATATCAGCTTGAACAGGCTCATGCTGAAGAACTCGAAGCGGCCGCTGGGGGTGCGGTACTTCACCGGGCCGTAGGCCGGCTTTTCCTGCACCCAGAAGCTTTGCTCGGCCAACTGCTCGAAGTCGCCCAAGGCCTCGGTGCGGGCCGCCAGGACCTCTTGCATGTTCTTGAAGGGCAGTGCCTGGGCCGCCTTGCCGCCCAGGCGCGAGGCCACCTGCAACAGGACCTCGCCCGCGTCCTTGGCCTGGGGCACCGCCTTGATCAGGGGGCGGTGCAGGCCGTAGGAAGCCACCGGGCTGCCGTAGGGGGTGGTGCTGTCGCCCCAGCCCTCCAGCCAATGGGTGGTGGGCAAAACCAGGTCGGCCACCGCGGCGGATTCGTCCATGAAGGGGGTCAGGGCCACCACGAAGGGGGTCTTGCGGGCCAACTCCTCCATCACCCCGGCCTGGGGGCCGTTGTAGATGAAGTTGCCGCCCACCAGAAGCAGGGCCTTGAGGCTGTAGGGCTTGCCCTCCAGAGCCGCCTTGGCCAGGGCGTCGGGGTTGTTGGTGTCCAAACCACGGGCCGGGTTGACCAAAGGCTGCACGTTGCCCGTGATGGTGCTGGCGCCGATGGCCTTGAGCGGCAGTGGCTGCTGCACCAGCACGCCGCCGGGCTTGCCGATGTTGCCCTTGAGGGCGTTCAAGGCCAACACGGCCATGAAGTCGTACATGCGCCCGGGATCGCCGGAGTTGCCGGGCCCGCAGACCGCCACGGCCCGTTTGGCCTTGGCGAAGCCCGTGGTCAGCTTGACCAGCTTTTCCATGGGCACCCCGGCCAGTTGGGCCATCTGCTCGGGGCGGTAGGTGTTGAGCACGTGGCTCTTGAAGCCCTTGAAGTCGCCTTCGTCCTTAAAGCCGAAGGAGGCCCTAACCGCCGCCTGGTCGTAGAGACCCTGCTGGATCATGATGGAGCACATGGCCAGGGCCAAGGCTCCTTCGGTGCCCGGACGGCAGGCCAGCCACAGGTCGGCCTGGCTGGCGGTGACGCTGGCCCGTGACTCCACCTGGGCCAAGAAGCTCTTGTTCTTGGGGAAGCCACGCCAGGAGGCAAAGGCCTTGCGGGTGGCCACCGGCGAACCGAAGTTTTCCAACAGCGGGGTGCCGAAGGAAACCACGTAGTCGGAGTTGGCCAGGTCGAAGCCCAGGTCGGTCTGGCCCATCATGGCCAAGCCGGCCAGGGCCAGGGTTTCGCTGGCGCTGGGGGTGAAGGCCAGGTTGGGCGATCCCAAAGCGGCCATGAGGCTCAGCAACAGCTGGCCGGTGGCGCTCTCGGGGTCTTGGCCCAGGGCCGCGATTTTTTCCGGGGTGCCCTGCCTGACGATCTCGGCCAGGTTGCCGGCCAGGATGTCCAGGGCCTCGGGCCAGCTCAGCTTGCTGTAGCGCCCGGTGGCCCGGTTGCGCAAAAGCGGGGCGGTCACCCGGACGTCGTTGTTATACAGCAGTTGCAGGGCCGAGGCGTCCTGGGGAATCACGCCGCCCTTGCTCAAGGGGTGCTCGGGGTTGCCCTCCACCCGGATGGCCCGGGTGCCGTCCACCCTGCCCTGCACCAGCCGCGCCTTGGCGCCGGTGCCGGTCTGGGGGTTGACCACGTTGGCGAAGGCCACCGCACCGTCCTCGGGCACCGGAACCCAAGACCAGTTCTGGGTCCAGATGGCGGTGTCGTCCATGAGCTTATACACCAGGGGGCTTGCGTGCACGCCCAGTACTCCACCCACGGCCAGCTTGATAAATGCTCGTCTATCCCATTGCATAAGGGTGTCTCCTTAGCATCCAGCCGACGCCTATTTGTGGCAAACGAAGCAGGCGCGGTTAACGCCGTTTTCGCTATGGCACTTGGCGCAGTCGTCCATTTTCATGCGGTGGGGCGGTCCGCCCAAGCCGATGGGCCCGGTTCCCCAGATGTCCCGGCTGTAACCCGTGAGGCGGTTGTACTCATAAGGCCGCAGCTTGGTGGTCTGGCCGTGGTCGGCGTGGCACTGGGCGCACTCCAACCCGGCGCTGGCCGTGTGGGCCGCATGGGAGAAGAACACGCAGTCGGGCTGACGGGAGTACACCAGCCAGGGAATGGGCTGGTTCTTCTTCAGGTACTCGTCAAAAGCCGCCTCATTTTTCCCATCGCCCATGAGCGAACCCGCCTCGTGACACTCCTTGCAGCTCTGGATGCTGGGAATGCCCGAAAATGAGCCGTCTTCCCGCAGGGTGTGACAGGACTTGCAACTGTCGCTGACCTGCTCCAAGTGCAGCTTGTGATTGAACTGCAACGGCTGCGCCTTCTCCGCGTAGAGAATGGTGGGGGTGGCCCAGAACCCGAAGGCGGAGCCTATCACCAGTCCCACGAAGAGAAGGATCCAGTCCGCACGCGACCGCTGTTTCTTTCCTTGCTGGTGCGATGACATAAGATCCTTGCCTCTCGCTACTCTCGATTGCCTCAAACAGACTTGCGACCCATCCGCCGGTCATGGGTCTCCGGCGGCGGCCGATACTAAAAATGGTCAGGTACAACCAACCCTTGCCTCAGCGGGTGAACTTGTCCTTTCCGGCACAAAGGCCGGCCAAAAAACAAGTCCGACCAGGACTGGAGCAAAATAGCAGCTAAACGCGGGCCCTGTCAACAAACATCCCCGCCAAAATCGGAGCTTATTCCTTCGCCTTGGGCCAGGCGGGCCGCCTTGAGAATCACCCTGTGGGTGTCGGGGGTCAGCTTAAAGCCATCCAGCCCCTCCAGACCGGTCCACAAGGCGGCGGCCGCGTCGTCGCCCGCGGTGGGCTCCAGGGGGAGCGCGTAACACAAAAAGTCAACCAGCACGTAGTGATATTCCACTCGCCCCTGGGAGTCGTGCAGGATGCGCTCGATCACCTCCACCACGGGCCCCACCTCCACATCCAGGGAGGTTTCCTCGGCCACCTCCCGGGCGCAGGCCTGGACCAGGCTCTCGCCCAGCTCCACCCCGCCGCCGGGTATGGACCAGATGCCCTTGGAGGGCTCCCTGCCCCGCTGGACCAGCAGGACCTGGTCGCCGCTCAGGACCACCGCCCCTACGCCCACCACCGGCAGTTCGGGATAATGTCGGCCCACGAGGGCTAATCCCGCTCCAGGACCGAGCGAAAATACTCCAGAGTGGACGGCAGCCCCTCTTCCAAGGCCACCTTGGGGCTCCAGCCCAGCTTTTCCCGGGCCAAGGCGATGTTGGGCTGGCGCTGGGTTGGGTCGTCGGGCGGCAGGGGCTTAAACTCCAGTTGACTGCGCGATCCACTGATTTTAATGACCTTTTCGGCCAGTTCCAGCATGGTGAACTCCGAGGGGTTGCCCAAGTTCACCGGACCGATGAACTCCTCGGCCTCCATCATGGCGATCATGCCGGCCACCAGGTCGTCCACGTAGCAGAAGGAGCGGGTCTGCTTGCCGTCGCCGTAGATGGTGATGGGATCTTCCTTGATGGCCTGCACCGCGAAGTTGCTCACCACCCGGCCGTCGTTCACCGCCATGCGCGGCCCGTAGGTGTTGAAGATGCGCACGATGCGAACATCCACCTTGTTGCTGCGGTGGTAGTCCATCATCAGGGTCTCGGCCAGGCGCTTGCCCTCGTCGTAGCACGAGCGCAGTCCTATGGGATTGACGTTGCCCCAATAGCCCTCGGTCTGGGGGTGCACCTTGGGGTCGCCGTACACCTCGCTGGTGGAGGCCTGCAAGATGCGCGCGCCCACCCGCTTGGCCAGGCCCAGCATGTTCAAGGTGCCCAGCACGTTGGTCTTCACGGTTTTGACCGGATTGAACTGGTAGTGCACCGGGGAAGCGGGACAAGCCAGGTTGTAGATCTGGTCCACTTCCAGCAGAATGGGCTCCACCACGTCGTGGCGCACCAACTCGAAACGGGGATTGCCCAGGTGCCCGGCCACGTTACTTTTGTCGCCGGTGAAAAAGTTGTCCAGGCACAACACTTCGTGGCCTTGCGCCAGCAGGGAATCGACCAGATGGGAGCCTATGAAACCGGCCCCGCCGGTGACCAATATGCGTTTCAACTATTTTTCCTCCCGCCCCGCGAGGGATGCGGTTTAAATGTCCGATGCTGGCCGCATTATCCTAGAGGCGCGGTGACAGGTCAAGGCCGCTGAACTTGCCGAATACCCCCGGCCATGCTAAAAATTTAATGCATAATCATTTTTGCCAGCGAGGTGAGCAATGGCCGGGGAAACGTGCCGCAACCATCCTGACCGCAAGTCGGTGGCCATGTGCCAAAAATACAGCCACGGCTACTGCTTGGATTGCCTGGAAAACGACCCCCATTGCTCGGACCCGGACATTTATTGCAAATTCCGCGAGCAGTGCCTGGTCCACTTCCATTACAAAGAGCGCAAGCGGGAAGCGGCGAGAGCGGCCAGCGCATGAGCAACCAAGCGCCTTTTTCAGATTTCATCAGATCCCTGCCCGAGGCGGCCCTGGGTCTCAAGGGGGTCACCGCCTACCTTTTGGCCGCCCCCCAGGGCCAGGCGGTCTTTTTCGACCTGCCCGCCGGGGCCTCGGTGCCCCTGCACAGCCATGGCGCCCAATGGGGCATCGTGGTGTCCGGCGAGTTGGAGTTGACCATCGGAGATAAGACCGAAATCTATCGCAGCGGCCAGAGCTACAGCATCCCGGCCGGCGTGCTCCACGGGGCCACGACGCTGGCGCCCTCCCAGGTGATAGACGTTTTCGCCGAGCCCAACCGCTACTCGCCCCGCGCCTAGAGTCTAACCAAGCCAAAAAAGCGGCCCGCCCCCCGGCGGACCGCTTTTCGTTTCGCTTGGCGGCGGTTCAGAACTCCGTCACCTCGCCGCCCCGGATGGCCCGGCGCTCCCCGGTGTTCAGGTCCAGGGTCACCCCCGGTTCGATGGTGCCTTCCCGGGTGTAGCCCCGGTCTTCCCAAAAACCGCCCAGCATCCGCTCGCCCAGGGTGATGCTTTCCAGCCACTTGGCGCTTTTATAGCCCCACAGGTGGGGAACAAGCATGCGCAGGGGGCCGCCGTAATCCTTCTCCAGCGGCTCGTCCTCGACCCCCAGCACTAGCATCACCCTGGGGTGGTCCAGGTCCTTGAGGCTCACGGTGGTGGTGTAGCCCCCTCCCTGGCTGGTGAAGGTGGCATGGCTGGCCCCCGGCAACAACTCAAGTTGCGCCACGAAGTCGCGCCACAGCACCCCTTGCCA contains:
- a CDS encoding cupin domain-containing protein encodes the protein MSNQAPFSDFIRSLPEAALGLKGVTAYLLAAPQGQAVFFDLPAGASVPLHSHGAQWGIVVSGELELTIGDKTEIYRSGQSYSIPAGVLHGATTLAPSQVIDVFAEPNRYSPRA
- a CDS encoding NUDIX hydrolase, which gives rise to MGRHYPELPVVGVGAVVLSGDQVLLVQRGREPSKGIWSIPGGGVELGESLVQACAREVAEETSLDVEVGPVVEVIERILHDSQGRVEYHYVLVDFLCYALPLEPTAGDDAAAALWTGLEGLDGFKLTPDTHRVILKAARLAQGEGISSDFGGDVC
- a CDS encoding UDP-glucuronic acid decarboxylase family protein; translation: MKRILVTGGAGFIGSHLVDSLLAQGHEVLCLDNFFTGDKSNVAGHLGNPRFELVRHDVVEPILLEVDQIYNLACPASPVHYQFNPVKTVKTNVLGTLNMLGLAKRVGARILQASTSEVYGDPKVHPQTEGYWGNVNPIGLRSCYDEGKRLAETLMMDYHRSNKVDVRIVRIFNTYGPRMAVNDGRVVSNFAVQAIKEDPITIYGDGKQTRSFCYVDDLVAGMIAMMEAEEFIGPVNLGNPSEFTMLELAEKVIKISGSRSQLEFKPLPPDDPTQRQPNIALAREKLGWSPKVALEEGLPSTLEYFRSVLERD
- a CDS encoding molybdopterin-containing oxidoreductase family protein translates to MQWDRRAFIKLAVGGVLGVHASPLVYKLMDDTAIWTQNWSWVPVPEDGAVAFANVVNPQTGTGAKARLVQGRVDGTRAIRVEGNPEHPLSKGGVIPQDASALQLLYNNDVRVTAPLLRNRATGRYSKLSWPEALDILAGNLAEIVRQGTPEKIAALGQDPESATGQLLLSLMAALGSPNLAFTPSASETLALAGLAMMGQTDLGFDLANSDYVVSFGTPLLENFGSPVATRKAFASWRGFPKNKSFLAQVESRASVTASQADLWLACRPGTEGALALAMCSIMIQQGLYDQAAVRASFGFKDEGDFKGFKSHVLNTYRPEQMAQLAGVPMEKLVKLTTGFAKAKRAVAVCGPGNSGDPGRMYDFMAVLALNALKGNIGKPGGVLVQQPLPLKAIGASTITGNVQPLVNPARGLDTNNPDALAKAALEGKPYSLKALLLVGGNFIYNGPQAGVMEELARKTPFVVALTPFMDESAAVADLVLPTTHWLEGWGDSTTPYGSPVASYGLHRPLIKAVPQAKDAGEVLLQVASRLGGKAAQALPFKNMQEVLAARTEALGDFEQLAEQSFWVQEKPAYGPVKYRTPSGRFEFFSMSLFKLISSRAENAGMLQRMVANLGVGGGLEAAFLPHWEPPAAAQDLGTGMPLLLTAAASLRTTWGGDAITPYMVKVLPDTMLADMDKLVVEMNPETAHELHLHEGDLIRVDSVAGSLTAKLSLFAGAAPGVVYAPVGLGHSAFGFQVEGKGMNFNRAAKVTTDPMSGLPVWELTAVSVEKV
- the qrcA gene encoding menaquinone reductase multiheme cytochrome c subunit QrcA, encoding MGLVIGSAFGFWATPTILYAEKAQPLQFNHKLHLEQVSDSCKSCHTLREDGSFSGIPSIQSCKECHEAGSLMGDGKNEAAFDEYLKKNQPIPWLVYSRQPDCVFFSHAAHTASAGLECAQCHADHGQTTKLRPYEYNRLTGYSRDIWGTGPIGLGGPPHRMKMDDCAKCHSENGVNRACFVCHK
- a CDS encoding molybdopterin-dependent oxidoreductase, with the translated sequence MSYLTSHRMPVFRAGGWPTIGPEQWRLKVDGLVDREREYDLSAIRALPQSEVDARLTSVSGFSLRARWQGVLWRDFVAQLELLPGASHATFTSQGGGYTTTVSLKDLDHPRVMLVLGVEDEPLEKDYGGPLRMLVPHLWGYKSAKWLESITLGERMLGGFWEDRGYTREGTIEPGVTLDLNTGERRAIRGGEVTEF